In Nostoc sp. UHCC 0926, a single genomic region encodes these proteins:
- the thyD gene encoding thylakoid membrane protein ThyD, with protein MKVAITGATGFVGSRLVQQLHGKGHKVVVLARNTAFAQKFFPSEAFPNLEIVAYTPNASGSWQSVIASCDGVVNLAGEPIAEGRWTLERKQEILNSRKLGTQKLVEAIANANPKPTVLVNASAIGYYGTSESATFDETSLSGKDFLAQVCQAWETEARKVKDAGVRLVILRLGIVLGNGGALGKMIPPFKLFAGGPIGSGRQWFSWIHVDDLVNLILQALTKPEIEGVYNATAPKPVRMADLSQTLGRVMNRPSWLPVPAFAIEALLGDGAIVVLEGQQVLPKRTEETGFEYKYPNLQSALTQILN; from the coding sequence ATGAAAGTCGCAATTACTGGAGCAACAGGATTTGTTGGTAGTCGTTTAGTACAACAACTCCACGGAAAAGGTCATAAAGTAGTAGTATTAGCTCGGAACACCGCGTTTGCTCAAAAGTTTTTTCCATCCGAGGCTTTCCCGAATCTAGAAATCGTTGCCTATACACCAAATGCATCTGGTTCTTGGCAAAGTGTCATTGCTAGTTGTGATGGCGTAGTTAATTTGGCAGGAGAACCTATTGCTGAAGGACGCTGGACACTAGAACGCAAACAAGAAATCCTCAATAGCCGGAAGCTAGGTACACAAAAATTAGTTGAAGCAATAGCCAACGCTAACCCCAAACCAACAGTATTAGTTAACGCTTCCGCTATTGGCTACTATGGCACTAGTGAAAGCGCAACCTTTGATGAAACAAGTCTATCTGGTAAAGATTTTCTCGCCCAAGTCTGCCAAGCCTGGGAAACAGAAGCGAGAAAGGTAAAAGATGCTGGTGTACGGTTGGTAATTCTGCGTCTTGGGATTGTTTTGGGCAATGGTGGTGCTTTAGGTAAAATGATTCCGCCTTTCAAACTCTTCGCTGGTGGCCCAATTGGCAGTGGTCGGCAGTGGTTCTCTTGGATTCACGTAGACGATTTAGTTAACCTGATTCTGCAAGCTTTAACTAAACCGGAAATAGAAGGTGTGTATAATGCCACTGCCCCTAAGCCAGTCCGAATGGCAGATTTAAGCCAAACTTTGGGACGAGTGATGAATCGCCCTTCTTGGTTGCCTGTTCCTGCTTTTGCGATCGAAGCTCTTTTAGGAGACGGAGCTATAGTAGTTTTAGAAGGTCAGCAAGTTCTACCCAAGCGCACCGAAGAAACAGGCTTTGAGTACAAATACCCGAATTTGCAATCAGCATTAACGCAAATTCTTAATTAA
- a CDS encoding iron-sulfur cluster assembly accessory protein encodes MTQAIQAQQRGILLSEAALHQVKSLRDKQGTDFCLRVGVRQGGCSGMSYMMDFEDTSKITPQDEVFDYDGFKIVSDRKSLLYLYGLMLDYSDAMIGGGFQFTNPNANQTCGCGKSFGV; translated from the coding sequence ATGACACAAGCTATTCAGGCTCAACAACGCGGAATTCTGTTGAGCGAAGCCGCGTTGCACCAGGTAAAATCCCTCCGGGACAAGCAAGGCACAGACTTCTGCTTACGGGTAGGAGTCCGTCAGGGTGGTTGTTCTGGGATGTCTTACATGATGGACTTTGAAGACACTAGCAAGATCACCCCTCAGGATGAAGTCTTTGACTATGATGGCTTCAAAATTGTCAGCGATCGCAAGAGTCTATTATATCTCTACGGCTTAATGCTCGATTACAGCGATGCCATGATTGGCGGTGGCTTCCAATTTACTAACCCCAATGCCAACCAAACTTGCGGTTGCGGCAAGTCATTCGGGGTTTAG
- a CDS encoding tetratricopeptide repeat protein — translation MTQTVESLFDTGLERYKAGVAVDSLIPVFKEVCDRAPKNSSAWICLAWLYLLDNKPNLAYKAAQKGVKLNPQDPQARVNIALAMLETGQKGLREHIDLAQQLIFVNPEWRDEIKSSIEDGLSRKPDWQSLIKVKNWLLEE, via the coding sequence ATGACTCAAACAGTTGAATCCCTGTTTGATACAGGTTTAGAGCGCTATAAAGCTGGAGTTGCAGTAGATTCTTTAATCCCTGTATTTAAAGAGGTGTGCGATCGCGCTCCTAAAAATAGTTCTGCTTGGATTTGTTTAGCGTGGTTGTATCTACTCGATAACAAACCCAATTTGGCTTACAAAGCTGCACAGAAGGGAGTCAAGTTAAATCCACAAGACCCACAGGCTAGAGTAAATATTGCCTTAGCAATGCTGGAAACAGGTCAAAAAGGTTTACGAGAACACATTGACTTAGCACAACAGCTAATTTTTGTCAACCCAGAATGGCGCGATGAAATAAAAAGCAGTATTGAAGACGGTTTAAGTAGAAAACCAGATTGGCAGAGTTTGATAAAAGTCAAAAATTGGCTGTTGGAGGAGTGA
- a CDS encoding DUF6930 domain-containing protein — protein MTSFNRSTSRRLKKLTQIPSVWEGDRRPLSSPNQHSDSEEKGECILWVDYSQGVVRGMDVVASDVGPEAIVRTLMRAMEHPHSPARPARPQRIVVKDREIQFYLRGVLQDLDIAIDYAPELPLIDELFRGFADILDSQTPDLPPQYAQILREKAFAIWQAAPWEFLEEQQILSIEINKWDIGTLYASVMGMLGMEYGILFYRSEESLKQFRAAVLKDEESTDHLEEAFLKQDCLFLTFESTDETDEDEDEDEEGDLADLPLSEIDPTFGNIHPLEGLRSVLYEEEALVIFVAIESLSRFIRDHRRQLHGETFPTLSRRYRISLPQSEESTKSVAVTVSTMPQLAAELEEMAAGFDVEEQEIGKQGSPTFQSLQDDLIPEDSFLSLGVVSWEMLEYLRKGVSYHKAGEIKQVGDGLPVILIQTSRPKAKIVIERIEATGGLTAICFNPGADPFDGDHYDLGLLQTQNGELFLFGEFLDEDPIHVEARKKWNQRCKNTLGYCGLIIAKGLTGASRGNPQLRDMMALFEARSLSPKDLGIGTLQLMPQLKFE, from the coding sequence ATGACCAGCTTTAATCGCTCTACCAGTCGTCGCTTGAAGAAATTAACTCAAATTCCTTCTGTATGGGAGGGCGATCGCCGTCCGTTGTCATCACCAAACCAGCACTCAGACTCCGAGGAAAAGGGAGAATGCATTCTTTGGGTAGATTACTCCCAAGGTGTGGTTCGAGGAATGGACGTGGTAGCTTCAGATGTCGGACCAGAAGCAATAGTTCGTACCTTAATGCGAGCAATGGAGCATCCCCACAGTCCGGCAAGACCTGCTAGACCCCAAAGAATTGTAGTCAAAGATCGTGAGATCCAATTTTACCTGCGGGGGGTGCTGCAAGATTTAGATATTGCCATTGACTACGCACCAGAACTGCCTTTAATTGACGAACTGTTTCGCGGGTTCGCCGACATCCTCGATAGTCAAACCCCTGACTTACCCCCACAGTATGCCCAAATCTTGCGCGAGAAAGCATTTGCAATTTGGCAAGCAGCACCTTGGGAATTTTTGGAAGAACAACAAATTTTATCAATTGAGATTAATAAGTGGGATATTGGTACACTCTACGCCTCAGTCATGGGAATGCTGGGAATGGAGTATGGGATTTTGTTTTATCGCTCAGAAGAGTCTTTAAAACAGTTTCGCGCCGCAGTCTTAAAAGATGAAGAATCAACTGATCATCTAGAAGAAGCGTTCCTCAAGCAAGATTGCCTGTTTCTCACCTTTGAGAGTACTGACGAAACTGATGAAGATGAAGACGAAGACGAAGAAGGTGATTTGGCGGATCTGCCATTATCAGAAATTGACCCCACTTTTGGTAATATCCACCCTTTAGAAGGACTACGATCTGTTTTGTATGAGGAAGAAGCACTTGTAATTTTCGTTGCGATCGAAAGCCTAAGCCGCTTTATTCGCGATCACCGTCGCCAACTTCATGGAGAAACCTTCCCCACCCTCAGCCGTCGCTATCGCATTTCTCTGCCGCAGTCGGAAGAATCAACTAAATCAGTGGCTGTTACAGTCTCTACCATGCCGCAGTTAGCAGCAGAATTAGAGGAAATGGCTGCTGGCTTTGATGTCGAAGAACAGGAGATTGGGAAGCAAGGTTCCCCGACTTTCCAATCATTGCAAGATGACTTGATACCGGAAGATTCTTTCCTCAGCTTAGGTGTAGTGTCCTGGGAAATGTTGGAGTACCTGCGAAAGGGAGTCAGCTACCATAAGGCTGGTGAAATCAAACAAGTGGGTGATGGTTTACCGGTGATTTTAATTCAAACTTCTCGGCCCAAGGCTAAAATTGTAATTGAAAGGATTGAAGCAACAGGTGGACTAACAGCAATTTGCTTTAATCCAGGTGCCGACCCCTTCGATGGCGATCACTACGACCTGGGTTTATTGCAAACTCAAAATGGCGAATTATTCCTATTTGGTGAATTTTTAGATGAAGATCCTATTCATGTAGAAGCCCGGAAAAAATGGAATCAGCGGTGTAAAAATACTTTGGGCTACTGTGGCTTAATCATTGCCAAAGGACTAACAGGAGCTTCCCGTGGCAATCCTCAATTACGAGATATGATGGCTTTGTTTGAAGCGCGATCGCTTTCACCTAAAGATTTAGGTATTGGCACTCTCCAACTCATGCCCCAACTTAAATTTGAATAA
- a CDS encoding FHA domain-containing protein has translation MAGYDTKQILINYNSTDLSMAAETNENHLLIIEDDQGRKEFSLEQPVYSIGRDRECNIRLMSQFVSRRHATLVRLPREHNSHSYYYRIVDGDAKGKPSSNGLMINGRKIPAHDLRNEDEIVFGPQVRAIYYLLKNTQRLGQTDSSEYDITLINPGMAEDLEDVVD, from the coding sequence ATCGCAGGATACGATACTAAACAAATCTTGATTAATTACAATTCCACCGATTTGTCAATGGCAGCAGAAACCAATGAAAACCATCTACTGATTATTGAAGACGATCAAGGTCGCAAAGAATTTTCTCTGGAGCAACCCGTCTACTCTATCGGTAGAGACCGCGAATGTAATATCCGTTTGATGTCGCAGTTTGTCTCCCGCCGCCATGCCACATTAGTGAGATTGCCACGAGAGCATAATAGTCATAGCTACTATTACCGGATTGTAGATGGCGATGCCAAAGGTAAGCCTAGTTCCAACGGTTTGATGATTAATGGACGTAAGATACCAGCCCACGATCTCAGAAATGAAGACGAGATCGTTTTTGGACCTCAAGTCCGTGCCATTTATTACCTTTTAAAAAACACTCAGCGTTTGGGACAAACCGATTCGAGCGAGTACGACATTACACTAATAAACCCCGGTATGGCCGAGGATTTAGAGGATGTAGTAGATTGA
- a CDS encoding heavy metal translocating P-type ATPase — translation MQLVPKTKLAPEFDPILEKIILDVGGMKCAGCVNAVERQLTQHPGVKSACVNLATEVAVVESETGAVDADALAQRLTAVGFPTQPRKARGTVAGEISTLPDPAERQRREMRSSVRQLAIAAMLLLLSGSGHFGNLGSSVLPVLNNIWFHCGLATVALLIPGRSILVDGWLGWRRNAPNMNTLVGLGTLTAYIASLVALLFPQMGWECFFDEPVMMLGFILLGRTLEQQARGRAAAAFRKLLALQPLLARLIANPEKVGVGSSSVEIPAEQVRVGEWLQVLPGDKIPVDGEVVVGQTTVDESMLTGEAVPAIKQPGDTVTGGTLNQSGAIAIQATRTGSDTTLAQIVALVETAQTRKAPVQKLADTVAGYFTYGVLTASVLTFLFWYFFGTHIWTDVSMSSGMEMISHADHSVQTRLIPSLPTPHSPLLISLKLAIAVMVVACPCALGLATPTAILVGTAMGAERGLLIKGGDVLERVHQLNTVVFDKTGTLTTGNPIVTDCLLISEMGSGNPYSLIQIAAAVESGTHHPLAKAIQQEAQRQQLSIPEAVDFHTEPGLGVSAVVEGTVVLLGNWDWLSWHGIAISETAQQVAQDLATDGKTVVCVAVGGTLAGLIAVSDTLRPDAQSTVDKLRQMGLRVMLLSGDRPEAASAIAKQLGLASADVIAGVPPAKKAAAIQALQGQERERGGISNPKSKIQNPKSVVAMVGDGINDAPALSQADVGIALHSGTDVAMETAEIVLMRDRLNDVVESIQLSRATFNKIRQNLFWAFAYNTVGIPLAAGVLFPSLGFVLNPSGAAALMAFSSVSVVTNSILLRRLAHHP, via the coding sequence ATGCAACTTGTCCCGAAAACTAAGCTAGCCCCAGAATTTGACCCAATCCTAGAGAAAATTATTCTCGATGTTGGGGGCATGAAGTGTGCTGGGTGTGTGAATGCAGTAGAGCGACAGCTAACCCAACATCCAGGAGTCAAGAGTGCCTGTGTGAACCTGGCCACAGAGGTAGCAGTTGTAGAGTCAGAAACTGGTGCGGTCGATGCAGATGCACTAGCACAACGATTAACAGCCGTTGGATTCCCGACTCAACCCCGAAAAGCTAGGGGCACAGTAGCAGGCGAAATATCTACCTTACCAGACCCAGCAGAACGACAACGCCGAGAAATGCGCTCTTCTGTTAGGCAGTTGGCGATCGCTGCAATGTTACTGTTATTGTCGGGAAGCGGACATTTTGGTAATCTTGGTAGCTCAGTGCTGCCAGTGCTAAATAACATCTGGTTTCATTGTGGACTGGCGACAGTGGCATTACTAATTCCTGGTCGCTCGATTTTAGTAGATGGCTGGCTGGGCTGGCGGCGAAATGCGCCTAACATGAACACCCTGGTGGGATTAGGAACGCTGACAGCCTACATTGCTAGTTTAGTCGCGCTGCTCTTTCCCCAAATGGGTTGGGAGTGCTTCTTTGACGAACCAGTAATGATGCTGGGCTTTATTCTTTTGGGAAGGACATTAGAGCAACAAGCTAGAGGTCGTGCCGCTGCCGCATTTAGGAAATTGCTAGCACTCCAGCCACTCTTAGCGCGATTGATTGCCAATCCAGAGAAAGTCGGAGTGGGATCTTCTAGTGTAGAGATTCCTGCTGAACAGGTGCGTGTTGGTGAATGGTTACAAGTGCTGCCAGGTGATAAAATCCCTGTCGATGGTGAAGTGGTGGTTGGTCAAACAACGGTCGATGAGTCAATGCTGACTGGGGAAGCCGTGCCAGCGATCAAGCAACCGGGAGATACTGTGACCGGAGGGACACTAAACCAGTCAGGAGCGATCGCTATTCAAGCAACCCGGACTGGAAGTGATACAACTCTAGCTCAAATTGTCGCTTTAGTAGAAACCGCCCAAACTCGGAAAGCTCCAGTACAGAAATTAGCAGATACAGTAGCTGGTTACTTTACCTACGGTGTGCTGACAGCATCTGTATTAACATTTCTCTTTTGGTACTTTTTCGGTACTCACATCTGGACTGATGTCAGTATGTCTAGTGGTATGGAAATGATCAGCCACGCTGACCACTCCGTACAGACGCGATTAATCCCGTCTCTACCCACTCCCCACTCGCCCCTATTAATCAGCTTAAAACTAGCGATCGCAGTTATGGTAGTCGCCTGTCCCTGTGCTTTGGGACTTGCCACACCAACAGCCATTCTTGTTGGGACTGCTATGGGCGCAGAACGGGGTCTGTTAATCAAAGGCGGCGATGTTTTGGAAAGAGTACACCAGTTAAACACCGTAGTCTTTGATAAAACTGGCACTCTGACCACGGGTAATCCCATCGTCACAGATTGTCTGTTAATTTCAGAAATGGGCAGTGGGAATCCCTACTCCCTGATCCAAATAGCAGCAGCCGTAGAAAGCGGTACTCACCACCCCCTAGCAAAAGCGATTCAGCAAGAAGCACAGCGGCAACAGTTATCTATTCCAGAGGCTGTGGACTTTCACACGGAACCAGGATTGGGAGTGTCTGCTGTGGTAGAGGGCACAGTTGTACTATTGGGTAACTGGGACTGGTTGAGTTGGCACGGCATTGCGATTAGCGAAACTGCACAACAGGTAGCACAGGATTTGGCAACAGATGGTAAAACAGTCGTTTGCGTAGCAGTTGGGGGAACTTTAGCCGGGTTAATTGCTGTTTCTGATACCCTCAGACCAGATGCCCAATCTACCGTAGACAAGTTACGTCAGATGGGCTTACGGGTAATGCTGCTCAGTGGCGATCGGCCAGAAGCAGCTAGCGCCATAGCCAAACAACTAGGATTAGCTAGTGCTGATGTAATAGCGGGTGTCCCTCCAGCTAAAAAAGCTGCTGCAATACAAGCACTTCAAGGACAAGAGAGAGAGAGGGGGGGAATTTCAAATCCAAAATCTAAAATCCAAAATCCAAAATCCGTTGTCGCAATGGTAGGAGATGGAATCAACGATGCTCCAGCTTTATCCCAAGCAGATGTAGGAATTGCTTTACACTCTGGGACAGATGTGGCGATGGAAACTGCTGAAATTGTCCTAATGCGCGATCGCTTAAACGATGTCGTCGAATCTATTCAGCTTAGTCGCGCCACTTTCAACAAAATCCGCCAAAATTTATTCTGGGCTTTTGCATATAATACAGTTGGAATTCCTTTAGCAGCCGGTGTTTTGTTCCCTAGTTTGGGTTTTGTCCTTAACCCATCTGGTGCTGCTGCATTAATGGCTTTTAGCTCTGTTAGCGTCGTCACAAACTCAATATTATTACGGCGATTAGCTCATCACCCGTAG
- a CDS encoding tetratricopeptide repeat protein, whose translation MREIFDLILGGTPAKQGDRKLHRDDFAGAIQAYNQALSINPKDAISYGHRGAAFAGLGDHKRAVEDYNQALRLSPNEASLHSNRGISREALGDIKGAVEDYKRVVLLNSSVPQGHFQLGLAYIKLNNYEYAVKVLNRAILHNPNYISAYAFRGFAYTNLKKYEEALKDYKQAINLYPDYANAYKFRGLMHLETGNKLGAIEDLHKAAGFFYNQGQLLEHKEILALIQQNPTEINNPR comes from the coding sequence ATGCGAGAAATATTTGATTTAATTTTGGGGGGTACACCTGCAAAACAAGGGGATCGCAAATTGCATCGGGATGATTTTGCAGGAGCAATTCAGGCGTATAACCAAGCTTTATCTATAAATCCAAAAGATGCTATATCTTATGGGCATAGAGGTGCAGCATTTGCTGGTCTAGGAGATCATAAGAGAGCAGTAGAAGACTATAATCAGGCTCTGCGCTTATCTCCAAATGAAGCCTCATTACACAGCAACAGAGGTATTTCTCGTGAGGCTCTTGGAGACATAAAAGGTGCTGTTGAAGATTATAAAAGAGTCGTACTTCTAAATTCTTCAGTACCTCAAGGTCACTTTCAGCTTGGTCTTGCTTATATAAAATTGAATAATTATGAATATGCAGTCAAAGTTTTAAATCGCGCAATCTTACATAATCCTAATTATATTTCTGCTTATGCTTTCAGAGGTTTTGCCTATACAAATTTGAAAAAGTATGAGGAAGCACTTAAAGATTATAAGCAAGCAATTAATCTCTATCCAGATTATGCAAATGCTTATAAATTCCGAGGGCTGATGCATCTGGAAACGGGAAACAAATTAGGTGCGATAGAAGATTTGCATAAAGCTGCTGGGTTTTTCTACAATCAAGGGCAACTTCTAGAACATAAAGAAATATTAGCTTTAATTCAACAAAATCCTACTGAAATAAACAATCCCAGATAA